TGTCATCTCCAGTGCACGGTGACCCTGCACTGGAGATGACATCTCCAGTGCGCGACGGGTAAGGGCTCTGCATGGACGAGCGCACGATGCGCGACCGGATGCTGGCCGGGGAGCCGTACATCGCCGACGAGACGGTCGCGGCCGACAACCGGCGGGCGATGACCCTCGCCGAGGCGTACAACCGCACGTCGGTCGCGCAGCCGAAGCGGCGGCGGGAGATCCTGACCGGGCTGTTCGCCGCGATCGGTGAGGGCACCGAGATCCGGCCGCCGCTGTTCGTCGACTACGGCTACCGGACGACGGTCGGCGCGCGGACGTTCGCCAACTTCGGGCTGGTGATCCTCGACGTCGCGCCGGTGGTCATCGGGGACGACGTCCAGATCGGCCCGAACGTCCAGCTGCTCACCGCCACCCATCCGCTCGAACCGGGTCCGCGCCGGGAGAAGTGGGAGTCCGCCGAGCCGATCACGATCGGCGACAACGTGTGGCTCGGCGGCGGGGTCATCGTCTGTCCTGGCGTCACGATCGGTCCCGACACCGTCGTGGGGGCCGGCTCCGTCGTGACCAAGGACCTCCCAGCCGGTGTTCTCGCCGTCGGCGTCCCGGCCCGGGTGGTGCGCGAACTTACGTGACGTCAGGTGGTCCAGACCGGGGCGAGGGCGCCGTCCGGCAGGGCCCGCGGCGGCGTCCCGTCGGGCTCGGGCTCGCCGAGGACGGTACGGACGGGGACGACGCCGGCCCAGACGTCGAGGCTCATGTCCTCGTCGTCGTCGTTCGGGCCGCCGGTGCGGATCTTCGCAGTGGCCTCGTCGATCGTGACCGCGAGGACGAGCGTCGCGGCGAGCTCGCGGGGGTTCGGGCCGCGCGCCTCGGCGGAGCGGCCGGGGGAGACCCGCTCCACCAGGGCGTCGAGGGCGGCCAGCTTCTCGTCGGTGTCGGTCACCGTGCGCGCGGTGCCGAAGACGACCGCGCAGCGGTAGTTCATCGAGTGGTGGAACGTCGAGCGGGCGAGGACGAGGCCGTCGAGGCACGTGACGGTCACGCAGATCGGAGCGTTCTCGACCCGGCGCATCCAGCTTCCGGTGGAGCCGTGGAGGTACAGCTGGTCGTCGATGCGGGCGTGCAGCGTCGGCAGAACCGACGGTCCGTCAGGTCCGGCGAACCCGACGTGGCAGATCGGGCCGCCGTCGAGGATCGCGTGGACCGCGGCCACCTCGTCGCGCACCCGGTCACGGAGCCGGTTCGGCCGGGTGCGGGCGGTGGGGTTGAAGTGTTCGGTCACGAGATCCTCCGTGTCATCGCGACGCCCGGGACGACGACGCCGTCGGGCATGACGAGGTCCTGGGGGTCCTCGTTCGTGAAACCCCAGGTCCGGTACAGCTGCAGGCCCGGCATCGTGGCCATGAGTGCGAGCTCGGTGAACCCCTCGGCCCGGGCGGCGTCCTCGCAGGCCTCGAGGATCCGCGTCCCGAGCCCGCGGCGCGTCCAGTCCCCGTGCACGAACATCGCGCGGACCCGGGCCGGCTCGGTCGCCGGGTCGAGCAGCCGCGCCTCGGTGCCGGTCGCCTGGGCGCCGTTGAAGAGCTTGTCGCGCCGGCTCCACCCGCCGCAGGCGGCGATCGAGGAGTCGGGCGCCTGCACGACGAAGTAGGTCCCGTCCTGGACCAGGGCGAGGTCGAGGACGCCGATGTACGTCAGTCCGCTGGCGGTCTGCTCGGCGTCGTAGAAGGCGGGGAAGATCGCCTCGACCGAGGCGGTGATCAGCTTCTGGAGAGCCTCGGCGTCGTCGACCGTCGCGAGCCGGAGCCGGAATCCGTCGGGGAGTTTCTGCACGGCGTCATCCTCGCCCCCGACCGGCGCCGCGGGCGACGCATTTGACGTGACCCGCATCGCCGGGCCTATATTCATCACATGATGAATTTGGCGGTTGAGCTGCGGGACCTCGCCGTGACCCGGGGAGGCCGGCGGGTGCTGACGGTCGACGGGGTCGGGGTGCCGGCCGGGTCGATCACCGGACTGCTGGGCCCGAGCGGCTGCGGCAAGACCACGCTGATGCGGACGATCGTCGGCGTGCAGCGCTTCGCGGGGAGCGTGACGGTCCTCGGGCACCCGGCCGGGGCGCC
This window of the Sporichthya brevicatena genome carries:
- a CDS encoding sugar O-acetyltransferase, which produces MDERTMRDRMLAGEPYIADETVAADNRRAMTLAEAYNRTSVAQPKRRREILTGLFAAIGEGTEIRPPLFVDYGYRTTVGARTFANFGLVILDVAPVVIGDDVQIGPNVQLLTATHPLEPGPRREKWESAEPITIGDNVWLGGGVIVCPGVTIGPDTVVGAGSVVTKDLPAGVLAVGVPARVVRELT
- a CDS encoding pyridoxamine 5'-phosphate oxidase family protein; this encodes MTEHFNPTARTRPNRLRDRVRDEVAAVHAILDGGPICHVGFAGPDGPSVLPTLHARIDDQLYLHGSTGSWMRRVENAPICVTVTCLDGLVLARSTFHHSMNYRCAVVFGTARTVTDTDEKLAALDALVERVSPGRSAEARGPNPRELAATLVLAVTIDEATAKIRTGGPNDDDEDMSLDVWAGVVPVRTVLGEPEPDGTPPRALPDGALAPVWTT
- a CDS encoding GNAT family N-acetyltransferase, whose translation is MQKLPDGFRLRLATVDDAEALQKLITASVEAIFPAFYDAEQTASGLTYIGVLDLALVQDGTYFVVQAPDSSIAACGGWSRRDKLFNGAQATGTEARLLDPATEPARVRAMFVHGDWTRRGLGTRILEACEDAARAEGFTELALMATMPGLQLYRTWGFTNEDPQDLVMPDGVVVPGVAMTRRIS